DNA from Acidaminococcales bacterium:
TGGCCTTTATTCCGTCAGGATTGGCCTCGTTCAGGTAAATGCTTCTGGATACCGAGCTCAGGCGCCTTTCTCTGTGGATATAGGTTTTTCCGTCTTCCTCCGCCGATTCGTCTTTTTTTACGGAAATAGTCAACCGTCCGTCATTGAGATCCAAGCTGATTTCTTCCTTTTTTACGCCGGGAAGCTCCGCATGGATAAGAAATTCCTTAGGGGTCTCTTCAACGTCAATTTTGA
Protein-coding regions in this window:
- a CDS encoding Hsp20/alpha crystallin family protein, translating into MAGLIPFNRRSPSSPLGYDGLYNMLDDFFSDSLLPYRNLARDTFKIDVEETPKEFLIHAELPGVKKEEISLDLNDGRLTISVKKDESAEEDGKTYIHRERRLSSVSRSIYLNEANPDGIKAKMENGVLTVAVAKVEPKSNSVQINIE